One part of the Streptomyces nigra genome encodes these proteins:
- a CDS encoding D-2-hydroxyacid dehydrogenase family protein, with amino-acid sequence MRLRCALLDDFQDVATGVVDWSPLADDVELVPFTTHFPDEDTLAAALADFDIVVTLRERVPFPASLLARLPRLKLLIASGMRNSVIDYAAAEAHGVTVCGTASSSTPPVELTWALLLGLARGIVEESRALRTGGPWQSTVGADLHGRRLGLLGLGKIGSRVAQVGPAFGMRVTAWSQNLTKEYADEVGVHLAASKEELLADSDFVSVHLALSDRTRGLLGAPELALLKPTAYLINTSRAAIVDQDALLAALHEGRIAGAGVDVFDVEPLPADHPMRTAPRLLATPHLGYVSQANYTTYYGQAVENIQAYLAGSPVRRLP; translated from the coding sequence GTGCGTCTGCGCTGTGCCCTGCTCGACGACTTCCAGGACGTGGCCACCGGCGTCGTCGACTGGTCGCCGCTCGCCGACGACGTCGAACTCGTGCCGTTCACCACGCACTTCCCGGACGAGGACACACTCGCGGCGGCGCTGGCCGACTTCGACATCGTGGTCACCCTGCGCGAACGTGTCCCCTTCCCCGCCTCCCTCCTCGCCCGGCTCCCCCGGCTGAAGCTGCTGATCGCGTCCGGCATGCGCAACTCGGTCATCGACTACGCCGCGGCCGAGGCGCACGGCGTCACGGTCTGCGGTACGGCCAGTTCCTCGACCCCGCCGGTCGAGCTGACGTGGGCGCTGCTGCTGGGGCTGGCGCGCGGGATCGTCGAGGAGAGCCGGGCGCTGCGGACCGGCGGTCCGTGGCAGAGCACGGTCGGCGCCGATCTGCACGGGCGCCGCCTCGGCCTGCTGGGGCTCGGCAAGATCGGCAGCCGGGTGGCCCAGGTCGGGCCGGCCTTCGGGATGCGGGTCACCGCGTGGAGCCAGAACCTCACCAAGGAGTACGCCGACGAGGTGGGCGTCCATCTGGCTGCCAGCAAGGAGGAGTTGCTGGCCGACAGCGACTTCGTGTCCGTGCATCTCGCGCTCAGCGACCGCACCCGGGGGCTGCTCGGCGCGCCCGAGCTCGCCCTGCTGAAGCCGACGGCGTATCTGATCAACACCTCGCGTGCGGCGATCGTCGACCAGGACGCCCTGCTCGCCGCGCTGCACGAGGGCCGTATCGCGGGCGCCGGTGTGGACGTCTTCGATGTCGAGCCTCTGCCCGCCGACCACCCGATGCGCACGGCTCCCCGGCTGCTCGCCACACCCCACCTGGGGTATGTCTCGCAGGCCAACTACACGACGTACTACGGGCAGGCCGTGGAGAACATCCAGGCCTACCTGGCCGGTTCGCCGGTGCGGCGGCTGCCCTGA
- a CDS encoding DUF2087 domain-containing protein: protein MPTEPAPRTPDELIRLFAEESRARAFAAVALGAGSPEEVGEAAGLSPRDTAQALRRLREQGALTRGEDGNLRVAYETFRARARGSERRDPDPGGTGRTDMVLRTFVRDGRLVRLPARWARKKLVLQYIAEQTFEPGVEYPERTVDAKLRAWCEDSDRIDHVTLRRYLVDLHHLHRSEGVYRRPAPQGSRRTGEPAR from the coding sequence ATGCCTACGGAACCCGCACCCCGTACCCCGGACGAACTGATCCGGCTGTTCGCCGAGGAGAGCCGGGCCCGCGCCTTCGCCGCCGTGGCGCTGGGCGCCGGGAGCCCCGAGGAGGTCGGCGAGGCCGCCGGCCTGTCCCCGAGGGACACGGCCCAGGCCCTGCGCCGCCTACGGGAACAGGGCGCGCTGACCAGAGGCGAGGACGGGAACCTCAGGGTGGCCTACGAGACGTTCCGCGCACGCGCGCGGGGCTCGGAGCGGAGGGACCCGGACCCAGGCGGAACTGGCCGGACGGACATGGTGCTGCGCACCTTCGTACGGGACGGCCGGCTCGTACGGCTGCCCGCCCGATGGGCCCGCAAGAAGCTGGTCCTCCAGTACATCGCCGAGCAGACGTTCGAGCCGGGGGTGGAGTACCCCGAGCGCACGGTCGACGCGAAGCTGCGCGCCTGGTGCGAGGACAGCGATCGGATCGACCATGTGACTCTGCGCCGCTATCTGGTGGACCTGCACCATCTGCACCGGAGCGAGGGCGTCTACCGGCGCCCCGCCCCTCAGGGCAGCCGCCGCACCGGCGAACCGGCCAGGTAG
- a CDS encoding tyrosinase family protein, with protein MAYVRKDVSRLTRTERRRFVEALLEVKRRGVYDEFVRLHIAHFVGDGDRGLRAAHMAPSFLPWHRRFLLDLENALRRVDSSVTVPYWDWTRDRRATGVPWTDDLLGGNGRPGDRQVMTGPFAYRGGNWTIRAGVSDGVFLTRDLGRSRGPIDLPTKSDLQQALDDPVYDVAPWNSTSSRGFRNKLEGWGRGRDSWRNHNRVHRWVGGHMVGGASVNDPVFWLVHAFIDLQWQRWQQRHRKHRYLPARPPGRDSDQYRRIVARHQKLPPWDVTPDDLEDVSKIYRYA; from the coding sequence ATGGCGTACGTGCGTAAGGACGTCAGCCGGCTGACCCGCACCGAGCGCCGGCGCTTCGTCGAGGCGCTCCTGGAGGTGAAGCGGCGCGGTGTGTACGACGAGTTCGTACGGCTGCACATCGCGCACTTCGTCGGCGACGGCGACCGGGGCCTGCGCGCCGCGCACATGGCGCCGTCCTTCCTCCCCTGGCACCGCCGCTTCCTGCTCGACCTGGAGAACGCGCTGCGCCGCGTCGACTCCTCCGTGACCGTGCCGTACTGGGACTGGACGCGCGACCGCCGGGCCACCGGCGTGCCCTGGACCGACGACCTGCTGGGCGGCAACGGCCGGCCCGGCGACCGGCAGGTGATGACCGGTCCGTTCGCCTACCGCGGCGGCAACTGGACGATCCGGGCGGGAGTCTCGGACGGCGTGTTCCTCACCCGCGACCTGGGCCGCTCCCGCGGCCCCATCGACCTGCCCACGAAGAGCGACCTCCAGCAGGCACTGGACGATCCGGTCTACGACGTCGCCCCCTGGAACTCCACCTCCTCGCGCGGCTTCCGCAACAAGCTGGAGGGCTGGGGCCGCGGCCGGGACTCATGGCGCAACCACAACCGCGTGCACCGCTGGGTCGGCGGCCACATGGTCGGCGGCGCGTCCGTCAACGACCCCGTCTTCTGGCTGGTCCACGCCTTCATCGACCTGCAGTGGCAGCGCTGGCAGCAGCGCCACCGCAAGCACCGCTACCTGCCCGCGCGACCGCCCGGCCGGGACAGCGACCAGTACCGGCGGATCGTCGCCCGGCACCAGAAGCTACCGCCGTGGGACGTGACGCCGGACGACCTGGAGGACGTCTCGAAGATCTACCGTTACGCGTAG
- a CDS encoding tyrosinase family oxidase copper chaperone, which yields MEFSAGQEPSKARRTDTSATGEPVPRTRREAARWLLTSAVVTLAPLITASRPHPTPEEGTGTPFDETYLGRRIRGAPVALGGPAASAVEWRVTVDGRPLHLMRRADGSWLSMVDHYGWYRTPLEATRAAVDELGPRGQLRDLAPGPLHGGHPHREAQHGVRA from the coding sequence ATGGAGTTCAGCGCGGGCCAGGAGCCGTCGAAGGCGCGGCGGACGGACACCTCCGCGACCGGTGAACCGGTGCCACGCACCCGCAGAGAGGCCGCCCGCTGGCTGCTCACCTCCGCCGTCGTGACGCTGGCCCCCCTCATCACCGCCTCCCGCCCGCACCCCACCCCGGAAGAGGGCACCGGCACCCCCTTCGACGAGACCTATCTGGGCCGCCGTATCCGCGGCGCCCCGGTCGCCCTCGGCGGCCCCGCCGCCTCCGCCGTGGAATGGCGGGTGACCGTCGACGGCCGCCCCCTGCATCTGATGCGCCGCGCCGACGGCTCCTGGCTGAGCATGGTCGACCACTACGGCTGGTACCGGACCCCGCTGGAGGCGACCCGCGCGGCCGTCGACGAACTGGGCCCGCGCGGACAACTCCGCGACCTCGCCCCCGGCCCCCTCCACGGCGGGCACCCGCACAGGGAGGCGCAGCATGGCGTACGTGCGTAA
- a CDS encoding vitamin K epoxide reductase family protein, which yields MATDSRARGSRPFALLLVMCGAAGLLASWVITLDKFKLLEDPDFVPGCSLNPVLSCGSVMESDQAEVFGFPNPMLGLVTYGVVVCVGMSLLAGAAFPRWYWLAFEAGCLFGVGFVSWLQFESLYRINALCLWCCLAWIATITLFWYVTSFVVRAGLLPAPAAVRSFLDDFTWVLPVLHIGVVGMLVLTRWWDFWTS from the coding sequence ATGGCCACCGACTCGAGGGCGCGCGGCAGCCGCCCGTTCGCCCTGCTGCTCGTCATGTGCGGAGCGGCCGGGCTGCTCGCCTCCTGGGTCATCACCCTCGACAAGTTCAAGCTGCTCGAGGACCCGGACTTCGTGCCCGGCTGCAGCCTCAACCCGGTGCTGTCCTGCGGCAGCGTGATGGAGAGCGACCAGGCCGAGGTCTTCGGCTTCCCCAACCCGATGCTCGGCCTGGTGACCTACGGCGTCGTCGTCTGCGTCGGCATGAGCCTGCTCGCGGGCGCCGCCTTCCCGCGCTGGTACTGGCTGGCGTTCGAGGCGGGCTGCCTCTTCGGGGTCGGGTTCGTCTCCTGGCTGCAGTTCGAGTCCCTGTACCGGATCAACGCGCTGTGCCTGTGGTGCTGCCTGGCGTGGATCGCCACCATCACCCTCTTCTGGTACGTCACGTCCTTCGTCGTCCGCGCCGGCCTGCTGCCCGCGCCCGCGGCCGTGCGGTCGTTCCTGGACGACTTCACCTGGGTCCTGCCGGTCCTGCACATCGGGGTCGTCGGCATGCTCGTGCTCACCCGCTGGTGGGATTTCTGGACAAGCTGA
- a CDS encoding beta-glucanase: protein MIGKLNFSALATMITEGVKFTAPRNSARNPARTLVWAEEFDAPIDWGRRWVGDRTSAYRYCDHNPDDNKLDWLDPHCVTVCDSVATFAAAPCGRTLENGLPAWRTGLLTTEYSAEGFQVRTGDHIETRVLLPSATGAWPALWTWKDGANEVDSFEYHPDNPHLLELSNHVLGATSYHTDGGAIAPDTWVTVGTTYGERCVEWFVNGERVYADDTGVGRDWSAYLILNLSLCAGEHHPAPRGPAPITFGVDYVRVHR, encoded by the coding sequence ATGATCGGAAAGCTGAATTTCAGCGCGCTCGCCACCATGATCACCGAGGGTGTCAAGTTCACGGCGCCCCGGAACTCCGCCCGGAACCCCGCCCGGACCCTCGTCTGGGCGGAGGAGTTCGACGCCCCGATCGACTGGGGCCGTCGATGGGTCGGCGACCGCACGAGCGCCTACCGCTACTGCGACCACAACCCCGACGACAACAAGCTCGACTGGCTCGACCCGCACTGCGTCACCGTCTGCGACTCGGTGGCGACGTTCGCCGCCGCGCCCTGCGGCCGCACCCTGGAGAACGGCCTGCCCGCCTGGCGCACCGGCCTGCTCACCACCGAGTACTCCGCCGAGGGCTTCCAGGTCCGCACCGGCGACCACATCGAGACCCGCGTCCTGCTGCCCTCCGCCACGGGGGCCTGGCCGGCCCTGTGGACCTGGAAGGACGGCGCCAACGAGGTGGACTCCTTCGAGTACCACCCCGACAACCCGCACCTGCTGGAGCTGTCCAACCACGTGCTCGGCGCGACGAGTTACCACACCGACGGCGGTGCCATCGCCCCGGACACCTGGGTCACCGTCGGCACGACCTACGGCGAGCGGTGCGTCGAGTGGTTCGTCAACGGCGAGCGCGTCTACGCCGACGACACGGGCGTCGGCCGCGACTGGTCGGCGTATCTGATCCTCAACCTGTCGCTGTGCGCGGGGGAGCACCACCCGGCGCCCCGCGGCCCGGCCCCCATCACCTTCGGCGTCGACTACGTGCGCGTCCACCGCTGA